A window of Exiguobacterium sp. FSL W8-0210 contains these coding sequences:
- a CDS encoding solute:sodium symporter family transporter, producing the protein MTTSELFFTLGSAAFFMLLVAYISYRLTRGKTQGVDEYFLAGRGLSGVFIAGSLLLTNLSAEQLIGLNGQSFMGNMSSMAWEVTAGFAAIIMAIYLLPKFLGLGISTLPEYLSHRYDETVRRMTVLLFLLGYMCVTIPSMLYSGGIAVLQLFDVPELFGLSYTQSLWLVVWIVGIIGAIYAIFGGLRAVAVSDTLNGIGLVFVGFLVPVLGFITLGNGNLLQGMKTIATVQPEKLNAIGSSTDAVPFFSIFTGILFANLFYWSLNQYVIQRVLGAKDLKEGQKGVLMTGFLKLLVPIFMLIPGIIAYHLYGNTLTSGDLSYPRLITELLPVSLMGFFLAVLLGAVFSSFNSLLNSIATLFVLDIYQPVFAKEASDEHLIRVSKWFGTIVALISFVIAPFLMYAPDGLWSLIRQFTGFFNIPILVIVLMGIFMKRIPAIAAKIVIVFHVFAYYLFVFGFKQLFGWDHGISYIHGYGILLVIEVLFMVFMGYRYPAVQSRKVNRRQSVELTPWKFAIPVSILLCTSIIWTYVLFSKIGLASTAGVVSSWFWQVTLGLVIATIVLWRVSLNAWEAKYRTYLEEEYRQVE; encoded by the coding sequence AAACACAAGGCGTCGATGAATACTTCTTAGCCGGACGAGGATTAAGTGGCGTTTTCATTGCCGGATCGCTACTGCTGACGAATTTGTCGGCAGAACAATTAATTGGACTTAACGGGCAATCCTTCATGGGAAACATGTCGAGCATGGCGTGGGAAGTCACGGCAGGATTTGCTGCGATTATCATGGCCATCTATCTGCTCCCGAAGTTTCTCGGGCTTGGGATCTCGACGTTACCGGAATACTTAAGTCACCGGTATGACGAGACGGTGCGCCGGATGACAGTCTTACTCTTTTTGCTTGGATATATGTGCGTCACGATTCCTTCGATGCTTTATTCAGGTGGGATAGCTGTCTTGCAGCTGTTCGATGTTCCGGAACTATTTGGTCTTAGTTATACGCAATCCCTTTGGTTAGTCGTCTGGATCGTTGGGATCATCGGAGCAATTTATGCGATTTTTGGAGGACTACGTGCGGTGGCTGTCTCAGATACCTTGAACGGGATTGGGCTCGTCTTCGTCGGATTCCTAGTTCCGGTACTCGGCTTTATCACACTGGGTAACGGGAATTTACTTCAAGGGATGAAGACGATTGCGACTGTGCAACCGGAGAAGCTGAACGCAATTGGAAGTTCAACCGATGCCGTTCCGTTCTTCTCGATTTTCACGGGTATCCTATTTGCGAACTTATTTTATTGGTCACTCAATCAATATGTCATTCAACGTGTGCTCGGGGCAAAAGATTTGAAGGAAGGACAGAAGGGCGTTCTCATGACAGGATTCTTGAAGTTATTAGTTCCAATCTTCATGCTGATTCCTGGGATCATTGCCTATCACTTGTATGGGAACACACTAACGAGCGGTGATTTATCTTATCCTCGACTCATTACGGAGTTACTGCCGGTCTCGCTGATGGGATTTTTCTTGGCTGTCTTACTCGGAGCTGTCTTCAGTTCGTTTAACTCGTTGCTAAACAGTATTGCGACACTTTTCGTCCTCGATATCTATCAGCCGGTGTTTGCGAAAGAGGCGAGTGACGAACATTTGATTCGTGTCAGTAAATGGTTCGGAACGATCGTTGCTTTAATCTCTTTCGTCATCGCACCATTCTTGATGTACGCGCCGGACGGCTTATGGAGTTTGATCCGACAATTCACAGGATTTTTCAACATTCCGATTCTCGTCATCGTATTAATGGGGATTTTCATGAAACGAATTCCGGCGATTGCGGCGAAAATCGTCATTGTCTTTCACGTGTTCGCGTATTACTTATTCGTCTTCGGTTTCAAACAACTGTTCGGCTGGGATCATGGCATTAGCTATATTCATGGATACGGTATTCTACTCGTGATTGAAGTGCTATTCATGGTATTCATGGGGTATCGTTACCCAGCCGTCCAGTCAAGAAAGGTCAATCGACGACAGTCTGTCGAGCTCACTCCATGGAAGTTCGCGATTCCAGTATCGATCCTATTATGTACATCAATCATTTGGACGTACGTTCTGTTTTCAAAGATCGGACTGGCTTCGACAGCAGGTGTCGTGTCGAGTTGGTTCTGGCAGGTCACGTTAGGACTTGTCATTGCGACGATCGTATTATGGCGTGTGTCGCTAAACGCTTGGGAGGCGAAGTACCGGACCTATCTCGAAGAAGAGTACCGTCAAGTCGAATAA
- the msrA gene encoding peptide-methionine (S)-S-oxide reductase MsrA, which yields MAKAIFAGGCFWCMVKPFHKYDGVEQVISGYTGGHTENPTYKEVCSETTGHLEAVEVTYDPSVITYEELLEIFWRQIDPTDGGGQFNDRGESYQPAIFYVDEAQREAAERSKAELDASGRFSRPVAVEIRPEKPFWPAEEYHQDYYKKNPFRYQMYSVGSGRAKFIKDAWKDHSKEKELKERLTPIQYKVTQENGTEPAFRNEYWDEERPGLYVDIVDGTPLFTSKDKFQSNCGWPSFAKPISEDKTEVELDTSHGMTRTEVRSANADSHLGHIFDDGPTELGGLRYCINSAALRFIPLEELDSAGYGEYKKHFE from the coding sequence ATGGCAAAAGCAATATTTGCAGGTGGTTGTTTCTGGTGCATGGTCAAGCCATTCCATAAATATGATGGTGTAGAGCAGGTCATTTCAGGATATACCGGTGGTCATACAGAGAACCCGACTTATAAAGAGGTCTGTTCGGAAACGACAGGTCATTTGGAGGCGGTTGAAGTCACGTACGATCCGTCCGTCATTACGTACGAAGAATTACTCGAGATTTTCTGGCGTCAAATCGACCCGACAGATGGCGGAGGTCAATTCAATGACCGTGGTGAATCCTACCAACCGGCTATCTTTTATGTCGATGAAGCACAGCGTGAGGCAGCTGAACGTTCGAAAGCAGAGCTTGACGCATCAGGACGCTTCTCACGTCCGGTCGCGGTAGAGATTCGTCCAGAAAAGCCGTTTTGGCCAGCCGAAGAATATCATCAAGATTATTATAAAAAGAATCCGTTCCGTTATCAGATGTATAGTGTCGGCTCAGGTCGCGCGAAATTCATCAAGGATGCGTGGAAGGATCACAGTAAGGAAAAAGAACTGAAAGAACGTCTGACACCGATTCAGTATAAAGTCACACAAGAGAACGGGACGGAACCCGCTTTCCGTAACGAATACTGGGATGAAGAACGTCCAGGTCTTTATGTCGACATCGTCGATGGCACACCACTCTTCACATCAAAAGATAAATTCCAGTCAAACTGTGGTTGGCCGAGCTTCGCTAAACCGATTTCAGAAGACAAGACGGAAGTCGAACTCGACACGAGTCACGGGATGACGCGGACGGAAGTGCGTTCTGCGAATGCAGATAGTCATCTCGGTCATATCTTCGATGATGGTCCGACCGAACTTGGCGGTCTTCGCTATTGTATCAACTCAGCAGCGTTACGATTTATTCCGCTTGAAGAGCTTGATTCGGCAGGATATGGGGAATATAAAAAACATTTCGAGTAA
- a CDS encoding DUF2252 domain-containing protein, which produces MFRPIYEEIRQMTIAKVLDFYDHEIRQLNEQARQEKYDKMSLSPFRFFRGSSHLFYYDVTRIPLGFDTPRDKPTWIQGDLHFENFGVHGNAKGEIIYDINDFDEGYLGSYLYDLIRMAVSVRLFAEEAGYDPTPAIRNYVLEYLHDLKKYALGKDPSDVCFTRDNTKGPIKKLIKKAEKKREELMGERTELVDGVRRFCTLPDMEAVDDATRAAIESAWPSYIETIDTEDRREESFYTIKDIVRKLDSGTASIGLERYYILIEGEGGEEDLILEMKQAQTSVPSLFLPVYRPEAETVHQGRRVITSQKAMQAHEDPYLGYLTIEKKEYYVRERSPYKKKLKAKHIKSQEDLENVLCIQGQITAKIHARADQDAGLQEKILTHHADVEIIQAIGVSDTAFLEQIERWSEAYVMRTKLDYQVFLEWTKTWKTT; this is translated from the coding sequence ATGTTTCGACCCATATATGAAGAGATTCGACAAATGACGATTGCGAAGGTACTTGATTTTTACGATCATGAAATTCGTCAGCTCAATGAGCAAGCACGTCAGGAAAAGTACGACAAGATGAGTTTGAGTCCATTTCGCTTTTTCCGCGGGAGTTCACATCTGTTTTATTATGACGTGACGCGAATCCCTCTTGGTTTTGATACACCTCGTGATAAACCGACGTGGATTCAAGGCGATCTTCACTTTGAGAATTTTGGTGTTCATGGCAATGCGAAGGGAGAGATCATCTACGATATCAATGATTTTGATGAAGGGTACTTAGGATCTTATTTATATGATTTGATTCGCATGGCGGTCTCCGTCCGGTTGTTCGCTGAAGAGGCAGGATACGATCCGACTCCTGCGATTCGAAATTATGTTCTCGAATACTTACACGATTTAAAAAAGTACGCTCTCGGAAAAGATCCGAGTGATGTCTGCTTTACGCGGGATAATACAAAAGGACCAATCAAGAAGTTAATCAAGAAAGCAGAAAAAAAACGTGAAGAATTAATGGGGGAGCGAACAGAACTGGTAGATGGCGTGAGACGATTTTGTACACTCCCGGATATGGAAGCAGTAGATGACGCGACACGAGCAGCAATTGAATCTGCCTGGCCTTCCTACATCGAGACGATCGACACCGAGGATCGCCGTGAGGAATCGTTCTATACGATCAAGGATATCGTTCGTAAATTAGACAGCGGAACAGCATCTATTGGTCTCGAGCGCTATTACATCTTGATTGAGGGCGAAGGGGGAGAAGAAGATTTGATTCTTGAGATGAAACAAGCGCAAACGTCTGTCCCTTCGTTATTCCTGCCCGTTTATCGTCCAGAAGCAGAAACCGTTCATCAAGGGAGACGGGTCATCACGTCGCAAAAGGCGATGCAGGCACATGAAGATCCATATCTTGGTTATCTGACGATTGAAAAAAAGGAATATTATGTACGCGAGCGCTCACCGTACAAGAAAAAACTAAAGGCGAAGCATATAAAAAGTCAGGAAGACCTTGAGAACGTGTTATGTATTCAAGGTCAAATTACCGCGAAAATCCATGCGCGGGCAGATCAAGATGCGGGACTTCAAGAAAAAATATTAACCCATCATGCGGATGTTGAAATCATTCAAGCTATCGGTGTCTCAGACACTGCTTTTTTGGAGCAGATCGAGCGTTGGTCAGAAGCTTATGTCATGCGAACAAAGCTGGATTACCAAGTGTTTTTAGAATGGACGAAGACGTGGAAAACGACTTAA
- a CDS encoding amino acid permease, with protein MSLTRKKDVSAMIAASKRNSGLARNLGAMDLTFLGIGAIIGTGIFVLTGTGALTAGPGLIVSFILSAIACGLAALAYAEFASTIPVSGSVYTYTYATMGEVFAWIIGWNLILEYGLASSAVAAGWSGYFQSLLAGFNIHVPTALSAAPGAVEGAKTYFNLPAFLILFAITALLSMGIKETKRVNNIMVVIKLAVVVLFIVVGVGYVEPSNWTPFTPFGWGGVFSGAAIVFFAYIGFDAVTSAAEEVRDPQKNLPRGIIGSLAVCTILYVIVAAIMTGIVPYKQFAGIDHPVSLAIQMAGQNWVAGFIDLGAILGITTVILVMTYGMVRLAFAISRDGMFPKVFSEVHPKYQTPFKATWMIGLGSSLVAGFVPLDVIANLVNMGTLAAFVLISVAVLILRKTQPDLPRAFKCPGMPYVPIAAIAACLFLMFNLKLETWIAFGIWLAIGLVLYFTFARKRSNLHPGNMPAAELAASKEEE; from the coding sequence ATGAGTTTGACGCGGAAAAAAGATGTTTCCGCTATGATTGCTGCAAGTAAACGCAACAGTGGACTTGCTCGAAATCTTGGCGCGATGGATTTAACGTTTTTAGGAATTGGCGCCATCATCGGTACCGGAATCTTCGTTTTGACGGGAACAGGAGCGTTGACTGCAGGGCCAGGACTTATCGTATCATTCATTCTATCTGCCATCGCCTGTGGTCTAGCTGCTCTTGCTTACGCTGAATTTGCATCAACGATCCCGGTCAGTGGATCCGTCTATACGTATACGTATGCAACGATGGGAGAGGTCTTCGCTTGGATCATCGGTTGGAACTTGATTCTCGAATATGGACTCGCCTCCAGTGCCGTAGCAGCCGGTTGGTCAGGTTACTTCCAGTCTTTACTCGCAGGATTTAATATCCATGTGCCGACAGCTCTCTCAGCAGCTCCAGGAGCAGTAGAAGGAGCCAAGACATACTTCAACCTTCCAGCCTTCCTGATCCTCTTTGCCATTACGGCATTGTTGTCGATGGGAATCAAGGAAACGAAACGTGTCAACAACATCATGGTCGTCATCAAATTAGCAGTCGTCGTGTTGTTCATCGTCGTCGGTGTCGGCTACGTTGAACCATCAAACTGGACACCATTCACTCCATTTGGTTGGGGAGGCGTCTTCTCGGGTGCTGCGATCGTCTTCTTCGCGTACATCGGTTTTGATGCTGTTACATCAGCGGCGGAAGAAGTCCGTGATCCACAAAAGAACTTACCACGTGGTATCATCGGTTCACTTGCTGTCTGTACAATTCTTTACGTCATCGTCGCAGCCATCATGACAGGGATCGTCCCTTACAAACAATTCGCTGGTATCGATCACCCGGTCTCACTTGCGATTCAAATGGCAGGTCAAAACTGGGTCGCTGGTTTCATCGATCTCGGTGCGATTCTCGGGATCACAACGGTTATTCTCGTCATGACATACGGAATGGTGCGTCTCGCGTTTGCGATCTCGCGTGACGGGATGTTCCCTAAAGTATTCTCCGAAGTGCATCCGAAATACCAAACACCATTCAAGGCGACTTGGATGATCGGACTTGGTAGTTCACTCGTCGCTGGATTCGTTCCACTCGATGTCATCGCGAACCTCGTCAACATGGGTACACTCGCAGCATTCGTCTTGATCTCTGTCGCTGTCTTGATTCTTCGTAAGACACAGCCGGATCTCCCACGTGCATTCAAATGTCCGGGTATGCCATATGTGCCAATCGCAGCAATCGCTGCATGTCTCTTCTTGATGTTCAACTTGAAACTCGAGACATGGATTGCTTTCGGAATCTGGCTTGCAATCGGTTTAGTGCTTTACTTTACGTTTGCGCGTAAGCGTTCGAATCTACACCCAGGAAACATGCCGGCAGCGGAACTTGCTGCTTCAAAAGAAGAAGAGTAA
- a CDS encoding glycerol-3-phosphate dehydrogenase/oxidase, which translates to MFSSTERTAWLEEMGQELLDVLVIGGGITGAGILLDAQSRGMRTGLIEMQDFAEGTSSRSTKLVHGGLRYLKQFEIKLVAEVGKERAIVYENAPHVTTPEWMMLPLVEGGTFGSFSTSIGLRVYDQLAGVKRHERRTMLSKEETLRYEPLLRSEHLVGGGRYVEYKTDDARLTVEVLKAAIGYGGRAVNYTKAESLVYHNGKVVGVEVRDVLSGKTYTIRAKKIINATGPWVDELREKDGSKSGKSLHLTKGIHLVIDQVHFPLQQAVYFDVPDGRMIFAIPREGKTYVGTTDTNYKGDILEPGVTVEDQDYILEATNQMFNVELRPEHVESTWSGLRPLIHEDGKDPSELSRKDEIFVSKSGLMSIAGGKLTGYRKMAERIIDMVAEQFKTEENRIYLASRTHDILLGGGHPQGSKGFARYMKEQQPKGEALGLSPNETTWLIQRYGTNVERVFELIRTRGDEAARYQLPLHWFGALLYGLEAELVMQPGDFLNRRASAVFFDFPHAEQYADGVLALMRSELGWSAEDEAKANESIRREFDAVRVKGPVPLS; encoded by the coding sequence ATGTTTTCAAGTACGGAACGGACAGCATGGTTAGAAGAGATGGGACAAGAACTTCTAGACGTTCTCGTCATCGGGGGCGGTATCACGGGAGCTGGTATTCTGCTTGACGCACAAAGTCGCGGCATGCGAACAGGCTTGATTGAAATGCAGGACTTCGCCGAAGGGACATCGAGCCGATCGACGAAACTTGTCCATGGTGGATTGCGTTATCTGAAGCAATTCGAGATTAAACTCGTCGCCGAAGTCGGGAAAGAACGTGCCATCGTGTATGAGAACGCACCGCATGTGACGACACCGGAGTGGATGATGCTTCCACTTGTCGAAGGTGGTACATTCGGTAGCTTCTCGACCTCGATCGGCTTACGTGTCTATGATCAACTCGCTGGTGTCAAACGCCATGAACGTCGGACGATGCTTAGCAAAGAAGAAACATTACGTTACGAACCACTGTTACGCTCAGAGCATTTAGTCGGCGGTGGTCGGTATGTCGAATATAAAACGGATGATGCTCGACTGACGGTCGAAGTCTTAAAAGCAGCCATCGGTTACGGCGGACGTGCCGTCAATTATACGAAAGCGGAATCGCTTGTCTACCACAACGGAAAAGTCGTTGGTGTCGAAGTCCGTGACGTCTTAAGTGGCAAAACGTATACGATTCGGGCGAAGAAGATCATTAATGCGACGGGTCCTTGGGTCGATGAACTGCGCGAAAAAGACGGTTCGAAATCTGGAAAGTCTTTACACCTGACAAAAGGGATTCATCTCGTCATCGATCAAGTACATTTCCCGTTGCAACAAGCCGTTTACTTCGATGTTCCAGACGGTCGGATGATCTTTGCGATTCCACGTGAAGGGAAAACGTATGTCGGAACAACGGATACGAACTATAAAGGAGATATTCTTGAGCCTGGTGTCACCGTCGAGGATCAGGACTACATCCTAGAGGCAACGAATCAAATGTTCAACGTCGAGTTACGACCTGAGCATGTCGAATCAACGTGGTCTGGACTACGTCCACTCATTCATGAAGATGGAAAAGATCCAAGTGAACTGTCCCGAAAAGACGAAATCTTCGTTTCGAAATCCGGTCTGATGTCAATCGCCGGTGGTAAGTTGACTGGGTACCGGAAAATGGCGGAACGAATCATCGATATGGTCGCGGAGCAATTCAAGACAGAAGAAAATCGAATTTATCTTGCTTCCCGTACGCACGATATTTTGCTTGGTGGTGGTCATCCACAAGGAAGTAAAGGATTCGCGCGTTACATGAAGGAACAACAACCAAAAGGCGAAGCACTTGGGTTGTCACCGAATGAGACGACATGGCTCATCCAGCGCTACGGTACGAATGTCGAGCGTGTCTTTGAATTGATTCGGACACGCGGTGACGAAGCCGCTCGTTATCAATTACCGTTACACTGGTTCGGTGCCCTTCTGTATGGTCTAGAAGCAGAGCTCGTCATGCAACCCGGTGACTTCTTGAACCGTCGTGCTTCAGCCGTCTTCTTTGATTTCCCTCATGCTGAACAATACGCAGACGGTGTTCTTGCCCTGATGCGTAGTGAACTCGGCTGGTCGGCAGAAGATGAAGCGAAAGCCAATGAAAGCATTCGTCGTGAATTTGACGCGGTTCGCGTCAAAGGTCCTGTTCCACTTTCCTAA
- a CDS encoding Gfo/Idh/MocA family oxidoreductase, which yields MIRTALVGFGLAGEHLHAPYLHAPDYQLVAVQSSRPEAVATYDATLPVYPTLEALLEAEQIDLVVIATANDLHYPLARLALLSGCDVLVEKPFTVTLEEAETLTELARTHGRLLTVYHNRRYTKDFRTLMTLLKSGRLGTLQTFEAHYDRYRPDVQERWREQDVPGAGLLYDLGSHLIDQALIAFDEIPDRVFCDQTIQRQDGIVDDYTHLILAFGTRRAILHIGSIVPAVGPSLMVHGTQASYFVDEVDTKRTTYQLAEANGPLQDFPFVSGHFGDYYTDLAPAIRKRTTPPVSAKQAELVMKIIDRAQKSAKVGTWIEVD from the coding sequence ATGATTCGTACCGCATTAGTTGGTTTTGGTCTTGCCGGTGAACATTTGCATGCGCCTTATTTACACGCACCTGATTATCAGTTGGTCGCTGTTCAGTCGAGTCGCCCGGAAGCGGTCGCTACGTACGATGCGACGCTCCCTGTCTATCCGACACTTGAAGCATTACTTGAAGCGGAACAAATCGATTTAGTCGTCATCGCGACGGCAAATGATCTGCATTATCCACTCGCGCGTCTCGCCTTGCTCTCGGGCTGTGATGTACTTGTCGAGAAACCGTTCACCGTCACGCTCGAAGAAGCCGAAACGTTGACAGAACTAGCACGGACACACGGTCGGTTATTGACAGTTTATCATAATCGGCGGTACACGAAGGACTTTCGGACGCTGATGACCTTATTGAAATCTGGACGACTCGGTACGCTCCAGACGTTCGAAGCGCATTATGACCGTTACCGTCCCGATGTGCAGGAGCGTTGGCGCGAACAGGACGTTCCTGGTGCCGGACTATTGTACGACCTTGGTTCACACTTGATCGATCAAGCACTCATCGCCTTCGATGAAATTCCAGACCGTGTCTTTTGTGATCAAACGATTCAACGACAAGATGGGATCGTTGATGACTATACACATCTAATTTTAGCCTTTGGCACGCGACGCGCTATTTTGCATATCGGTTCCATCGTTCCAGCTGTTGGTCCCTCCCTGATGGTGCACGGAACACAGGCGAGTTACTTCGTTGATGAAGTCGATACAAAACGGACGACCTATCAATTGGCTGAAGCAAATGGACCTCTGCAAGACTTCCCTTTTGTTTCCGGTCATTTTGGGGATTATTATACGGATCTCGCTCCAGCCATCCGTAAGCGAACCACACCACCTGTCTCTGCGAAACAGGCTGAACTCGTCATGAAAATCATTGATCGTGCTCAAAAGAGTGCAAAAGTGGGTACATGGATAGAAGTAGACTAA
- a CDS encoding DUF5327 family protein, whose protein sequence is MITEQHIIEKMRQAMQRIDQTTGAAQKEQIAAMKAYCELLLESEATPSSTISLPTSTPQATPAVDPMLARFMGVSQEKEEKGTSLLDF, encoded by the coding sequence ATGATTACCGAGCAACACATCATCGAAAAGATGCGCCAAGCGATGCAACGTATTGACCAAACAACAGGAGCTGCGCAAAAAGAACAGATTGCAGCGATGAAGGCTTATTGTGAATTACTCCTTGAATCCGAGGCGACGCCAAGTTCGACAATATCGCTTCCTACGTCAACGCCTCAGGCAACCCCAGCAGTCGATCCGATGTTAGCGCGTTTCATGGGTGTTTCGCAGGAAAAAGAAGAAAAAGGCACTTCATTGCTCGATTTTTGA
- a CDS encoding SDR family NAD(P)-dependent oxidoreductase: protein MKTVIVIGAGPGNGYEISKRFGQEGFQVVCAARTQETLAAVITELKEEGVEAVGVECDASRKADIASLIEWTEEQYGQVDVLVYNASILHQASVLEVSAEQITKEFEIDVLGALHAAQLVAPSMQERKDGAILITGGGAAMQAIKSLPGLSIGKAGVRQVTHMLHDTLKEDGVYVGTVTIAGEVKRGTALDPKNVAEAFYQLYTNRNEVETVLSAD, encoded by the coding sequence ATGAAAACAGTCATCGTCATTGGAGCAGGACCAGGAAACGGATATGAAATCAGTAAACGATTTGGGCAAGAAGGGTTTCAAGTCGTTTGTGCGGCGCGGACACAAGAAACGCTTGCAGCCGTCATCACGGAACTAAAAGAAGAAGGGGTAGAGGCGGTGGGGGTAGAATGTGATGCTTCTCGAAAAGCCGATATCGCATCACTCATCGAATGGACAGAGGAGCAGTACGGACAAGTTGATGTCTTAGTCTATAATGCTTCGATTTTACATCAAGCGTCTGTCCTTGAAGTCTCAGCAGAACAGATTACGAAAGAGTTCGAAATCGATGTGCTCGGTGCACTGCATGCCGCACAACTCGTTGCTCCGTCGATGCAAGAACGGAAAGACGGCGCGATCCTGATTACTGGAGGCGGCGCTGCGATGCAAGCGATCAAATCGTTGCCAGGGCTTTCAATCGGGAAGGCAGGCGTTCGACAAGTGACGCATATGTTACATGATACATTGAAGGAAGACGGTGTCTACGTCGGAACTGTCACGATTGCCGGAGAAGTGAAGCGTGGCACGGCACTTGATCCAAAAAATGTGGCGGAAGCGTTCTATCAACTTTATACGAACCGAAATGAAGTCGAAACGGTTCTATCAGCAGACTAA
- a CDS encoding thermonuclease family protein, with protein MSLLFLFVLIGCAPEETDVLGIKQPDDEKVTKATVERVIDGDTLKVKLADGKTEDVRLLLVDTPETVKPDTPVQPYGTEASAFTKETLPSGTAIRLERDHSRTDGYGRLLAYVWYGDKMLNQELLRKGLARVAFVYEPDTRYVDMFEQIEQEAKQSKKKIWEHDGYVTNRGFDAQAITETKSCEIKGNINRSGKKIYHVPGGQSYDEVKPEQRFCTEKEAEEAGFVRATR; from the coding sequence ATGAGTCTACTTTTTCTATTCGTTCTCATCGGTTGTGCACCAGAAGAAACCGATGTGCTTGGCATCAAACAACCGGATGACGAAAAGGTCACGAAGGCGACGGTCGAGCGCGTCATCGATGGGGATACGTTAAAAGTAAAGTTGGCGGATGGAAAAACGGAGGACGTTCGTCTACTCCTTGTCGATACACCAGAAACCGTCAAACCGGATACACCGGTTCAACCGTATGGAACGGAAGCTTCAGCGTTTACGAAAGAGACCTTACCGAGCGGAACAGCTATTCGGTTGGAGCGTGATCATTCCCGGACCGATGGATACGGAAGATTACTCGCATACGTCTGGTACGGTGATAAGATGTTGAATCAGGAGTTACTTCGAAAAGGGCTCGCACGTGTAGCGTTCGTCTATGAGCCGGATACACGTTATGTCGATATGTTTGAACAGATCGAACAGGAAGCCAAGCAGTCGAAGAAAAAGATTTGGGAGCACGATGGCTACGTCACAAATCGTGGCTTTGACGCTCAAGCGATTACAGAAACGAAATCCTGCGAAATCAAAGGCAACATCAATCGGTCAGGTAAAAAAATCTACCATGTACCGGGAGGGCAGTCCTACGATGAAGTGAAGCCGGAGCAACGATTCTGTACGGAAAAAGAAGCAGAAGAAGCCGGATTCGTCCGCGCTACACGCTAA
- a CDS encoding cation diffusion facilitator family transporter gives MTTFFSLIRRGNKSALAAAVVNTIIAIIKFVAYILTGNVAMFAEMMHTIGDAANQFFVYIGSALSKKAPTKRFPNGFGRLVNLVLLAAIIVVALLAYETIREGILHITHGPGEETTGLWIILTALGIGVVLEVGVFYKAMIEIAHETGLKSRGLTLVGQSFTHLGQAKPATRLVFMEDLVATLGGIIAIIAVLISHYTSFYQAEGIASILIGLMMFYVVYNVFIQNAAGALGEIDEVLTAKIGEILLRDEAVRDIEKLEVIKEGDHFHVETEIEVDPNLTIAQVDDIKDRLELQIRILKGVTDVTISFDEDDKVQQYQSPSPPVE, from the coding sequence ATGACCACTTTTTTCTCATTGATCCGTCGCGGAAATAAGTCAGCACTTGCTGCTGCTGTCGTCAATACAATCATTGCTATCATCAAGTTCGTCGCTTATATCTTGACTGGGAATGTGGCGATGTTTGCCGAAATGATGCATACAATCGGCGATGCGGCGAATCAGTTTTTCGTCTATATCGGTTCTGCTCTCAGTAAAAAAGCACCGACGAAACGGTTTCCGAACGGATTCGGTCGCCTTGTTAACCTCGTGTTACTGGCTGCAATCATCGTCGTCGCGTTGCTTGCGTATGAGACGATCCGGGAAGGCATCTTGCATATCACACATGGTCCTGGCGAAGAGACGACTGGGCTTTGGATCATTTTGACGGCACTTGGAATTGGTGTTGTACTCGAAGTCGGCGTCTTTTATAAAGCGATGATCGAGATTGCTCATGAAACCGGGCTTAAGTCTAGAGGGTTGACACTCGTTGGTCAAAGCTTCACCCATCTTGGGCAGGCAAAACCAGCTACACGTCTTGTCTTCATGGAAGATCTTGTTGCGACTCTCGGTGGTATCATCGCAATCATCGCCGTTCTGATTTCACACTACACATCGTTTTATCAAGCAGAGGGCATTGCATCGATTTTGATTGGTCTGATGATGTTTTACGTCGTTTATAATGTCTTTATTCAAAACGCTGCCGGTGCGCTCGGTGAAATTGATGAAGTACTGACTGCTAAAATTGGTGAAATTCTCTTACGTGATGAGGCCGTTCGGGATATCGAAAAACTTGAAGTCATCAAGGAAGGGGATCACTTCCATGTCGAGACAGAGATTGAAGTGGATCCTAACTTAACGATTGCCCAAGTGGACGACATCAAGGACCGGCTTGAACTGCAAATTCGAATTCTTAAAGGGGTCACCGATGTCACGATCTCCTTTGATGAAGATGATAAAGTACAACAGTATCAATCTCCCTCACCACCTGTAGAATAA